Genomic window (Magnolia sinica isolate HGM2019 chromosome 10, MsV1, whole genome shotgun sequence):
accggtcgtgagcctcactagaccggtcgagggtggtgctcgaccagttgagccctaacttaactcaaagtccaacaactttgggtttatttttcccatagtgctcaaccagtcgagggaggtgctcgaccggtcgaggacactgcttgactagtcgaggttatgcagattctaaTCCGATTTTGTGTGGGATTCGAATTTTTGAGGTGGTTTTTGTACCCGTGTGAAAGAgagtttcataaactataaataggaggtacctggggctttctaggtaatgcaagagggtttcctaaagctttacaagggtttgctaaagggtttagggctatcaaaggtgagagagagagagaggaagcttgtagaagggaggttatgctcgtggagatGATCTACTATACAATTAAcaatctcagcgcttctacgtcctcatgattgatgaaatctcttcatttttctcttattctcttattgtttatccactcctgcatgagtgaagaaggttgtaatgttctacttcatagtggattgttgatctggacgaggtctcgtggtttttacctctttgagggttttccacgtaaaaatctcttgtgtcgtgtggtttgtgctttgatttatttcattgctttattatcgcacaattctagtttgttttgggaggctagatcctaaggttttgtgtaaggcccccaacAGTGGGTCTGCTTGGATTAGAAATGTGGACCttttaagtaaatgggtcaggCTCGGGTTGGACACCCATTAATTAACCAGCTTAACtaatgggttgggcttgagctTACACTGACCTAACCCAAAACCACCCCTTGCCTTTGTGGTGATGTAATATGTTTGAAAGGTTTGCAAACCAAATTAATATAGTATTTTCATTAACCTACCTAACTAATCGAAGAAATTATCATTAGAGtaccttttttttctcttttttatttttttgtaaggtAACGCTGCCACTCGTGCATGCCCCCGTTGGTCCTGCCCACTTGCTCTTAACTATCCAGCTTTAGTGTGACTTTTCTCTTGGTCATATACGATGGCTCAACTTGGTAAGAGTATCCCGAAAGAACAAGTCAAGCGTAGGGCTTTTAGAAGTCCAAGTGGGAGCACGGGTGGCTCTTGAGATATTATGGTCAATATGAGAAGTCAATTTATTGATTAGTTTGTTCCTAGTTACACTTACTCCAAAGGCCTCCAATAATTCATTGGCTCCTTATCACTATGGAGTTAAAATCGGACTATTCAGGGGGCTGGAGTGGGTAAAACAATACTCATCATAGAATTGATCAACAACATTGCTAAAGATGGTGGAGGTGTATCTGTATTTGGCGGAGTAGGCGAACATACTCATGAAGGAAATGATCTTTACATGAAAATGATAGAATCTTGAGTGATTAATGAACAAAATATTGCAGAATCAAAATTGGCTCTAGCCTATGGTGCATAAAACTCAGCTTGATCTAttattcaagtagaccacatgattgaaaacagtaTACAAGGCAACACCCACCCTCTAAATTATTTCTCATTGTGTTACTCACATGAACTACAAATGACCCTTTTTTGGGGCCCCAagcctaaattttgcatggcatctaatggttgaagtgaacttcatataatcatcacagtgggccctgtaaaaattaagggtgaaCATTTCTCCGAACTGCTTAACATGGTGTGTCACACCTGAATCATAGGTTAGCATGATTTTTTGCCATGGACCTAACGTAGGATTTCATATCCAATGGTGAGGGCAgattttcacataaacatcatggtgggccccaccgcctCTGCCAGTATGATCTAGACCACATATTTGGACCCAGATGCTCCTATTAGATTGATACTGTGATTGATGGTGCACTGATTGCACAGTTATGATTGATGCACTTTATGGGCCATGGCTTATCCATAGTAAGGTCCACAAGATAGATGGGCCAGATCACTGTGGCCCCCACCTGATGTGAGGTAGAGAAGGCATGAGAAATAGATAATGCCATAGAAAGCAACCTTGAATGAAAAGGAATGTCATCATCCAAAGTGGGGAATGCTCTAAATCAGTTTTTGTTTTGCtgcaatctccaccatccatgggCCACCTCTCAGTGATCAGACTAGTTTGGACAGGAACCAATGGCCATTCTGGGCCGGTCAGTATGGTGTACCCGTTTATGGATTGGAACCTCCGGAGTCAAATGGGTTTTGTGGTCCAACCATCGAATAGTTCAACATAGACAGTTTGGacctttatatttttattatgttTTAAGTATTCTTAatcaagggtgtgtttggttgcaccaaatatcattatGTTTCATGATAAACCAatataatttggtgcaaaatatcacgaaatttcttgatatttgtggcagccaaacacaccctaatatGATTATTAGGCCATGATGacaccatggttttttttttttttttaacacacaccacatgggtactcgaaccatgaccttagtgttggaACCCAAATggtctaccattgagccatgagtAGGACCCATGATAACATCATGGGTTGAACCAGTTGGATAGGACCTCCAACAAAAGCAGGTTGTTGGGTTTTGTGGTCCTACAACCGACCAATTTAACTTGGACAACCCTGATGTAATTATTAGGCCATGACGGCTCTACGGTTTGACCCAGTTGGACCGGCAATCCAACTTGTTTGGATAGTACCACTAACCAAAACGGCTCGGCTCTGGTCCAGTTTTTAAAACATTGGCACGAATTCTACGTACCTTATTAGGGTGGAAATTTAATTCAGATTTATATGGATCATGAGCATTGGACCAGAGGGGCCCACCATGGGTTGCACCTGGCCCAATATCAGCTCCATTGGATGATCTTTAGAACCCCTCTATCAaacggaaagaaagaaagaaaaaaacaaaaaaacaaacaaacaaacaaaccacTTTCTTTTAGAGGGGAGCAAAGGTCGATCTACTGTAAGACCATGATTTGGATTGTCTAtatcaatcaacatgctatggGGAAAAGAAAACCACATATTTCTTGTACTGTAGATTGTATGACAACAACTGCTCCCATGACCAAAACAGTCAGCTAACACACCTTGCAGCTTCTCCTACAGGCACCAAGAACCTCTGCAGATCCCACCATATACTCTGGGTTTTTCGTGCACTCTCcgagagtggcccacctctcacaGCTTGTGTTCTCATCTGTGCAACCACCACTGTTACCCCCAGGGCCAAGCATAGATATGTGGGCAGCATAAGTGAATGTGCATCTGTATTGATAAATAATTAAAAGATTACATCTAACCACATGTTGCAATGCAAAACTGTTTGCAATCAAAACAAGAGATCACCCAATTCACTCTACTGATTTTTTGCAGAAAGAGttaaaaaatatggaaaaaaatcACTAACTAATTTGCAggaaaacaattagaaaaccaAAATTCTACAGTTTTTGCCATGGCCTGAGGACAATGCccaggcttga
Coding sequences:
- the LOC131258089 gene encoding probable prolyl 4-hydroxylase 4 → MIGRLLQGGNNPDNPLLAGFSPIRCTFTYAAHISMLGPGGNSGGCTDENTSCERWATLGECTKNPEYMVGSAEVLGACRRSCKVC